A genomic region of Trichothermofontia sichuanensis B231 contains the following coding sequences:
- a CDS encoding LabA-like NYN domain-containing protein — translation MFENLSTDPVFTPEQVLDNRGRVAIFIDGSNLFYAALQLGIEIDYTKLLCRLTAGSRLLRSFFYTGIDRTNEKQQGFLLWMRRNGYRVISKDLVQLPDGSKKANLDVEIAVDMMALVGAYDTAVLVSGDGDLAYAVNAVSYRGVRVEVISLRSMTSDSLINVADRYIDLESIKDDIQKTSRSTYTYRPLGNLEFTSPEEPRPHPHRP, via the coding sequence ATGTTTGAAAATCTTTCAACAGATCCCGTTTTCACACCGGAACAGGTTTTGGACAATCGCGGTCGGGTTGCTATTTTTATTGATGGGTCTAACTTGTTTTACGCCGCCCTGCAATTGGGGATTGAAATTGACTACACCAAATTGCTGTGCCGACTAACGGCGGGTTCCCGTCTGCTGCGATCGTTCTTCTATACCGGGATCGATCGGACCAACGAGAAACAACAGGGCTTTTTGCTCTGGATGCGGCGCAATGGGTATCGGGTAATCTCGAAAGATCTGGTGCAATTGCCGGATGGCTCGAAGAAAGCCAACTTGGATGTGGAAATTGCTGTGGATATGATGGCGCTGGTGGGGGCCTACGATACGGCAGTCCTGGTTAGTGGCGATGGGGATTTGGCCTATGCAGTGAATGCGGTGAGCTATCGCGGGGTGCGGGTAGAGGTGATCAGCTTGCGATCGATGACCAGTGATAGTCTGATCAACGTTGCCGATCGCTATATTGACCTTGAAAGTATTAAGGACGATATCCAAAAAACCAGCCGTTCTACCTATACCTACCGCCCCTTGGGAAACCTGGAGTTTACCTCACCGGAGGAACCGCGTCCCCATCCCCATCGGCCATAA
- a CDS encoding transglutaminase family protein yields the protein MRYHIVHRTTYRYSHPVELEPHLVRLRPRSNLAQTLHTFELAVDPPATHTTEWVDLDGNNLLQLRFEGATDHLTITATSTVETHWVNPFVYILEPWATHLPIDYPSTLLTQLQPYLTSLTPGHNGPDPIAVQLAYEVAHANKDNVVALLSDLNQRIYKDCEHQIRATGAPFPPSLTWQQKAGSCRDFTVLFMAVCRKLGLASRFVSGYQEGDPNADERHLHAWVEVYLPGAGWRGYDPTHGLAVADRNIALVAGPYPHLCAPISGHFRGQGVRAEMGYELRIEHLG from the coding sequence ATGCGCTATCACATCGTTCATCGCACCACCTATCGCTATAGCCACCCCGTTGAACTGGAACCCCACTTGGTCCGCCTGCGTCCCCGCAGCAACCTTGCCCAGACGTTACACACGTTTGAATTAGCCGTTGATCCTCCAGCCACCCACACAACGGAATGGGTGGATCTGGATGGGAACAATCTGCTGCAATTGCGGTTTGAGGGAGCAACCGATCACCTGACCATCACTGCCACCTCCACTGTGGAAACCCACTGGGTCAATCCCTTTGTTTATATTCTTGAACCCTGGGCCACCCACCTGCCGATCGACTACCCCAGTACCCTGCTGACCCAACTGCAACCCTATCTCACCAGCCTGACCCCTGGTCACAACGGCCCGGACCCCATCGCAGTGCAACTGGCCTACGAGGTCGCCCATGCCAATAAAGATAATGTGGTGGCCCTCTTAAGTGACTTAAACCAGCGCATCTACAAAGACTGCGAACACCAAATTCGCGCTACGGGTGCCCCCTTTCCCCCCAGCCTCACATGGCAGCAAAAAGCCGGTTCCTGTCGCGATTTTACGGTGCTGTTTATGGCCGTCTGCCGTAAGTTAGGGTTAGCCAGCCGCTTTGTCAGTGGTTACCAGGAAGGGGATCCAAACGCAGACGAGCGTCACCTCCATGCCTGGGTGGAGGTCTACTTACCAGGAGCCGGTTGGCGCGGCTATGATCCCACCCACGGTCTAGCTGTTGCGGATAGGAATATAGCACTGGTGGCTGGCCCGTACCCGCATTTGTGTGCGCCGATTAGTGGCCATTTTCGGGGTCAGGGGGTTAGGGCTGAGATGGGGTATGAGCTAAGGATTGAGCATCTTGGCTAA
- a CDS encoding adenylate/guanylate cyclase domain-containing protein, translating into MPYLLIHNPGTPQEKTYVLRFGFNTIGREQDNSIVLPNDARGMSRHHAGIIINDERVVITDRHSSNGTYVNDLKITQTELKSGDIIHCGSEVFRFEHRPDVSILHQVSPDETRFTMRDLVHSGIFDYQGSILRLRQQDQSQQAVDKLKILLEVSKQLSNPEAFEHLPEKILELLFQIMDIDRAVLLLVNPETGVLEEKAVKMRPNVPTENQFYSRQIVEMVCEKGDAILTSDAKTDERFLDSFSIMNQSIHASMCTPLKPRDRVLGVLYVDNLSIADVYSGDDLEFLTALANQAAIAIDNATLYQTMQAEAVKRAKLERFFPQAVSKRIIEENGDLPIIETEVTALFSDISGYTELSSTMEPYQVLEMLNEYFKVMVEDIVFRYEGTLEKYIADALLAVWGSPYPHEDDVQRAVWAAIEMQWAMTRLNQQWLQKRNLQMHIHIGLNTGPVAAGNIGSPQLIQYAHIGDTMNVTSRICNAAKAGEILISQSTYDRLMMSGMKLAIEKIPAIFVKGKTLPLQLYRLPWQQIKIPR; encoded by the coding sequence ATGCCCTACCTGTTGATCCATAACCCAGGAACACCCCAGGAAAAGACCTATGTCCTACGCTTTGGTTTTAATACGATTGGTCGCGAGCAGGACAATAGCATTGTGCTCCCCAATGATGCACGAGGAATGTCGCGCCATCATGCTGGAATTATCATTAATGATGAACGCGTTGTCATTACCGATCGCCACAGCAGTAATGGCACCTATGTTAATGATCTTAAAATCACCCAGACCGAACTTAAAAGCGGGGATATTATCCACTGTGGTAGTGAAGTGTTTCGGTTTGAACATCGTCCCGATGTGTCGATTCTGCACCAGGTCTCACCAGATGAAACCCGCTTTACCATGAGGGATCTGGTTCATTCCGGCATTTTTGACTACCAGGGATCGATTCTCCGTCTCCGCCAACAGGATCAATCACAACAGGCTGTCGATAAGCTAAAAATCTTACTAGAGGTTAGTAAGCAACTCTCCAATCCAGAGGCGTTTGAGCATTTACCAGAAAAGATTCTGGAGCTGCTCTTCCAAATTATGGATATCGATCGCGCCGTGCTCCTGTTGGTGAATCCTGAGACGGGTGTTTTGGAAGAGAAAGCGGTTAAGATGCGTCCGAATGTACCAACAGAGAATCAGTTCTATAGCCGACAAATTGTAGAAATGGTTTGCGAAAAGGGGGATGCTATTCTCACCTCGGACGCCAAGACTGATGAGCGCTTCCTGGACTCGTTTTCAATCATGAACCAATCGATCCATGCCTCGATGTGCACGCCTTTGAAGCCGCGCGATCGCGTGCTGGGGGTTCTCTATGTTGATAACCTTTCCATTGCCGATGTGTATTCAGGAGATGACCTAGAGTTCCTGACGGCCCTAGCCAATCAGGCAGCGATCGCGATCGATAATGCTACCCTCTACCAAACCATGCAGGCAGAGGCGGTTAAACGGGCCAAACTAGAACGATTTTTCCCCCAGGCGGTGAGCAAACGCATTATTGAGGAAAACGGAGATCTGCCCATTATTGAAACTGAGGTGACAGCCCTCTTTTCAGATATTAGTGGCTATACAGAACTCTCCTCGACAATGGAACCCTATCAGGTTCTAGAAATGCTCAATGAGTATTTCAAGGTAATGGTTGAAGATATTGTCTTTCGCTACGAAGGCACCCTGGAAAAGTATATTGCTGATGCCCTGTTGGCAGTGTGGGGATCGCCCTATCCCCATGAGGATGATGTGCAACGGGCTGTCTGGGCCGCGATCGAGATGCAATGGGCGATGACACGCCTGAACCAACAATGGTTACAAAAACGGAACTTACAAATGCACATCCATATCGGTCTGAATACGGGACCCGTTGCGGCTGGCAATATCGGGTCGCCGCAGTTGATTCAATATGCCCACATTGGCGATACGATGAACGTCACTAGCCGGATTTGCAATGCAGCTAAAGCTGGTGAAATTCTTATCTCCCAATCTACCTATGATCGCCTGATGATGAGTGGGATGAAGTTGGCGATCGAAAAAATCCCAGCAATTTTCGTGAAGGGGAAGACTCTGCCCCTTCAGCTTTACCGCCTGCCCTGGCAGCAAATTAAAATTCCCCGTTAA
- a CDS encoding protein kinase domain-containing protein produces MAVDPQMLRTPNSPPLPRLGGRYDVIQQLGAGGFGQTFIACDRHLPDHPLCVVKQLKPCFRDEASLQTARRLFDTEARVLYRLGNHDQIPRLLAHFEEGQEFYLVQELIEGVPLSQEFLPNQPWSSDRVLTLLLGILEGLAFVHEQQVIHRDLKPDNLMRRTRDGKIVLIDFGAVKQVAQTPPTATGQTNLTVSIGTQGYMPPEQISGNPRFSSDVYAVGMIGIQALTGCHPRTLTTDPHTGEWVWRDRAPQVSLALATILEQMVRYDFRDRYATAAEALAALRTLPAPAAGAGVPPPSLAAPTQVFSSSPQLPSPVTDPTLALPGLAAGKPAALTPHAQADSTIVVPAPTGKRPTRWQRWVWLGGGVVMGTIALVLLGRLLPAPVPTPQPVVTPTPIPETSPSAAMVPVESAATASPSPSPNPTVPNPELARSLLAQAESLRQADQAAAALALYDRSLALDPENATAHWGRCYSLNRLGQFDAALAACDRALALKPDYPEALWSKGYALEQRQQPAAALALYQQATQHNPDFAAAWNNQGTALLALGRPAAAVAAFDQAIARDPNLAEAWNNRGAALWGVGKYSEALQSVERAIALKPDYQDAKQLRQQMRQRRKP; encoded by the coding sequence ATGGCAGTTGATCCTCAGATGCTAAGGACACCGAACTCACCCCCTTTGCCCCGGTTGGGTGGACGCTATGATGTGATCCAACAATTGGGAGCGGGGGGGTTTGGCCAGACGTTTATTGCTTGCGATCGCCACCTGCCGGATCATCCGCTGTGTGTGGTCAAACAGTTGAAACCCTGTTTTCGAGATGAGGCGAGTCTCCAAACAGCTCGTCGTCTGTTTGATACTGAAGCTAGGGTGCTGTATCGGCTGGGAAATCATGATCAGATCCCTCGGTTATTGGCTCACTTTGAGGAGGGGCAAGAATTTTATCTGGTTCAGGAGTTAATCGAAGGGGTCCCCCTGTCCCAGGAGTTCTTACCCAACCAGCCGTGGTCCAGCGATCGCGTTTTAACCCTGCTTCTGGGGATCCTCGAAGGGTTGGCTTTTGTCCATGAACAACAGGTTATTCACCGGGATCTCAAGCCGGATAACCTGATGCGACGGACTCGCGACGGCAAGATTGTGCTGATTGATTTTGGTGCCGTTAAACAGGTTGCCCAAACGCCCCCCACGGCGACTGGTCAAACGAATCTTACGGTGTCGATCGGGACCCAGGGCTATATGCCTCCGGAGCAGATTAGCGGTAACCCCCGCTTCAGCAGTGATGTCTATGCCGTTGGCATGATTGGGATTCAGGCGCTGACGGGGTGTCATCCCCGTACCCTGACGACGGATCCCCATACTGGCGAATGGGTCTGGCGCGATCGGGCACCCCAAGTGAGTCTGGCTTTAGCGACGATACTGGAACAGATGGTTCGTTACGACTTTCGCGATCGCTACGCCACTGCTGCCGAGGCACTGGCCGCGCTCCGTACCCTCCCTGCCCCCGCTGCGGGGGCAGGAGTCCCCCCGCCTTCCCTGGCTGCTCCCACCCAAGTTTTTTCCTCCTCGCCTCAGTTGCCATCGCCTGTGACCGATCCTACCCTCGCGCTTCCTGGCCTTGCTGCTGGGAAGCCTGCCGCACTGACCCCCCATGCGCAGGCAGACTCTACGATCGTTGTGCCTGCACCTACGGGTAAGCGCCCAACCCGATGGCAACGCTGGGTTTGGCTAGGCGGTGGGGTGGTCATGGGGACAATCGCCCTAGTGCTGCTGGGACGCCTGCTGCCCGCACCAGTCCCTACCCCTCAACCCGTTGTAACACCAACACCTATCCCAGAAACATCACCCTCGGCAGCAATGGTCCCTGTTGAAAGTGCCGCAACCGCTAGCCCGTCTCCATCTCCCAACCCTACAGTTCCCAACCCTGAATTAGCCCGTTCCCTGTTGGCACAGGCAGAATCGTTGCGACAGGCGGATCAGGCAGCAGCAGCGTTGGCTTTGTACGATCGCAGCCTTGCCCTTGATCCAGAGAATGCGACCGCCCACTGGGGACGGTGTTACAGCCTCAATCGCCTCGGGCAATTTGATGCAGCCCTCGCCGCCTGCGATCGTGCCCTCGCCCTTAAGCCCGACTACCCAGAGGCTTTGTGGAGTAAGGGCTATGCCCTCGAACAACGGCAACAACCGGCTGCTGCCCTAGCCCTCTATCAGCAGGCTACCCAACACAACCCGGACTTTGCGGCTGCCTGGAACAACCAGGGCACTGCGCTCCTAGCCTTGGGACGGCCAGCGGCAGCCGTGGCAGCCTTTGATCAGGCGATCGCCCGTGATCCTAACCTGGCCGAAGCCTGGAATAATCGCGGGGCTGCCCTGTGGGGCGTAGGCAAATATTCAGAGGCCCTGCAATCGGTGGAGCGGGCGATCGCCCTTAAGCCAGACTATCAGGATGCCAAGCAGCTACGCCAGCAAATGCGGCAACGCCGTAAGCCTTAG
- the lptC gene encoding LPS export ABC transporter periplasmic protein LptC, whose translation MASPVLARLFRARLWANFRSWLGVGCRAGVLLTLLLVAGVACRNTERATDKLAADVEEARGSSSLTLSNITLEQPDEKGTLLWRVKADQATYDRQSGLAQVENPRGELFQGGKVVYRLEAERADVEQDGERIFLRGKITAIDIQDQAVLRGNEVEWRPKEDILVVRHQLSGTHPQLDIKAQEARAYSRKRRIELVGAIVAEAKNPVLQLRAERAIWELKQEQLTIGDQLPLLTPPPPAPGNQTRSYRLIEIDRYQNEQDQNEQVTDRARAQTAIVDLKRKIATLKQNVVLTLQEPPLDVKGNLLVWQTQQQQVLADQPVQIFHRQDRINLTANRGQLDLKQEVATLTGNVYGMEPERQAKLRADRLTWTIPTQQMEAIGNVSYQQADPPLNLTGPRATGKFKDSAQTVVVSGGRVVTEIVPE comes from the coding sequence ATGGCATCGCCAGTTCTTGCCCGGTTATTTCGGGCTAGGCTTTGGGCTAATTTTCGGAGTTGGTTGGGGGTCGGGTGTCGGGCGGGTGTGTTGCTAACGCTCCTGCTCGTGGCTGGGGTTGCTTGCCGGAATACAGAGCGGGCCACGGACAAACTGGCAGCGGATGTGGAAGAGGCCCGTGGCAGCAGCAGCTTGACCCTCAGTAACATTACCCTGGAACAACCGGATGAAAAGGGGACCCTGCTCTGGCGGGTCAAAGCGGATCAGGCCACCTACGATCGCCAATCGGGGTTAGCTCAGGTGGAAAACCCCCGTGGAGAATTATTCCAGGGTGGCAAGGTAGTGTATCGCCTGGAGGCAGAGCGGGCCGATGTTGAGCAGGATGGGGAAAGGATTTTTCTGCGGGGTAAGATTACGGCGATCGATATCCAGGATCAAGCGGTCTTACGGGGCAATGAGGTGGAGTGGCGGCCCAAGGAGGATATCCTCGTGGTGCGGCACCAGTTATCCGGTACCCATCCCCAATTAGACATTAAGGCCCAGGAGGCCCGCGCCTATAGCCGCAAGCGTCGGATTGAATTGGTGGGGGCGATCGTGGCTGAGGCGAAGAACCCTGTTCTGCAACTGCGTGCAGAACGGGCGATTTGGGAGTTAAAACAGGAGCAGCTCACCATTGGGGATCAGTTGCCGTTACTCACCCCACCCCCCCCTGCTCCAGGGAATCAAACCCGCTCCTACCGCTTGATTGAGATCGATCGCTATCAGAATGAGCAGGATCAGAATGAGCAGGTAACCGATCGGGCACGGGCACAGACCGCGATCGTCGATCTCAAGCGTAAAATAGCGACGTTGAAGCAAAATGTGGTGTTAACTCTACAAGAGCCGCCCTTGGATGTGAAGGGGAATCTCCTGGTTTGGCAAACCCAACAGCAACAGGTTCTGGCCGACCAACCTGTGCAGATTTTCCATCGCCAGGATCGCATTAACCTCACTGCCAATCGGGGGCAATTGGATCTTAAGCAGGAGGTAGCCACCCTCACGGGTAATGTGTATGGCATGGAACCGGAACGCCAAGCCAAGTTACGGGCCGATCGCCTCACTTGGACGATCCCCACCCAGCAAATGGAGGCGATCGGGAATGTGAGCTATCAACAGGCTGATCCCCCCTTGAATCTAACGGGACCACGAGCAACGGGTAAGTTTAAGGACTCGGCCCAAACCGTAGTCGTCAGTGGCGGTCGCGTTGTGACGGAGATCGTGCCGGAGTAG
- the dtd gene encoding D-aminoacyl-tRNA deacylase — MRVVVQRVTASSVAIAGEVVGQIGRGLNLLVGIAATDTEAELDWMARKCLDLRLFPAGPGDRWEQSVQEIGGELLVISQFTLYGDGRKGRRPSFDRAAAPDRAEVLYEQFVEKLRASGLKVATGVFGAMMQVTIVNDGPVTLLLEREANQG; from the coding sequence ATGCGAGTTGTGGTGCAACGGGTAACGGCCTCATCGGTCGCGATCGCGGGGGAAGTTGTCGGCCAAATTGGGCGGGGCCTCAATCTCTTGGTGGGGATTGCCGCCACAGATACGGAGGCTGAACTAGATTGGATGGCCCGCAAGTGTCTGGATCTACGCTTGTTCCCCGCCGGCCCGGGCGATCGCTGGGAGCAGTCGGTCCAGGAGATTGGCGGGGAATTGTTGGTCATTAGCCAGTTCACCCTGTATGGCGATGGGCGCAAGGGTCGCCGTCCGTCCTTCGATCGCGCCGCTGCCCCCGATCGGGCCGAAGTGCTTTACGAACAGTTTGTTGAGAAATTACGGGCCAGTGGCCTGAAGGTGGCCACAGGGGTGTTTGGGGCGATGATGCAGGTCACGATCGTCAACGATGGGCCTGTTACCCTATTACTGGAACGTGAGGCCAATCAAGGCTGA
- the mazG gene encoding nucleoside triphosphate pyrophosphohydrolase — MTAAPSPPTPPILTPTLRALQDLIQVVAQLRSPTGCPWDREQTPQSLIPYVLEEAYETVHALRSEDPAAIAEELGDLLLQVVLQAQIASERGQFSLATVAEHITQKLIRRHPHVFGDRSLETADEVHRQWEQIKAAERGESDRPPLLSTVLERYARTLPPLLASEKISRKAAAAGFEWNCITDVWEKVHEELDELKHAVQSGSRAAQEAELGDLFFALIQIARWQQIDPMAALQGTNQRFIQRIAIMETLSDRPLTDCTIAELEALWQQAKVQLAASSAPSQPSS, encoded by the coding sequence ATGACTGCTGCCCCCTCCCCCCCCACGCCGCCAATCCTTACCCCGACGCTGCGGGCGTTGCAAGATCTGATCCAGGTAGTTGCCCAATTACGATCGCCCACGGGTTGTCCTTGGGACCGGGAGCAAACGCCTCAAAGCCTTATTCCCTACGTTCTAGAGGAAGCCTACGAAACCGTCCATGCTCTGCGTAGTGAAGACCCGGCTGCGATCGCCGAGGAACTGGGGGATCTCCTGCTGCAAGTTGTGCTTCAGGCCCAAATTGCCAGTGAGCGGGGCCAATTTTCACTAGCCACTGTGGCAGAGCACATCACCCAAAAGCTGATTCGCCGTCATCCCCATGTGTTTGGCGATCGGTCCCTGGAGACGGCAGACGAGGTACATCGACAGTGGGAGCAGATTAAGGCGGCGGAAAGGGGGGAAAGCGATCGTCCCCCGTTACTGTCAACAGTCCTTGAGCGCTACGCCCGCACCCTCCCTCCCCTGCTTGCTAGCGAAAAAATTTCCCGCAAGGCCGCCGCTGCCGGCTTCGAGTGGAACTGCATCACCGATGTATGGGAGAAGGTACATGAGGAATTGGACGAACTGAAGCACGCCGTGCAGAGTGGAAGTCGCGCAGCACAGGAGGCAGAATTAGGGGATCTCTTCTTTGCCCTGATTCAGATTGCCCGCTGGCAACAGATTGACCCCATGGCAGCCCTTCAGGGTACTAACCAGCGCTTTATCCAACGTATTGCCATCATGGAAACCCTCAGCGATCGCCCCCTGACCGATTGTACGATCGCTGAACTTGAGGCCCTCTGGCAGCAAGCTAAAGTCCAACTGGCTGCTTCCTCGGCCCCCAGCCAACCCTCATCTTAA
- a CDS encoding DUF7219 family protein: protein MSNNTRHEKEKFLYPTSGYHGEFTPEYLAFNANLQEFAQRVSILCALETGGKIKPDVAYREIKQLWKQLKESKKNLLDSRPPTDPP from the coding sequence ATGAGCAATAATACCAGGCACGAGAAAGAGAAATTTCTCTATCCCACTAGCGGTTATCATGGCGAGTTTACCCCGGAATATTTAGCCTTTAATGCTAATCTTCAGGAATTTGCTCAGCGCGTTTCGATTCTCTGTGCCTTGGAAACAGGTGGGAAAATCAAACCCGATGTTGCCTATAGGGAAATTAAGCAATTATGGAAACAATTGAAAGAGTCCAAGAAGAACTTGCTGGACTCCCGGCCACCCACTGATCCCCCTTAA
- the metG gene encoding methionine--tRNA ligase, translating into MSSVNKNSEQTRKAFALTTPLYYVNDVPHIGSAYTTLAADAIARFQRLQGYEVLLITGTDEHGQKIQRAAESRGQSPQAHCDAIVARFVELWDCLNIQYDRFSRTTSDRHHAIVKEFFQRVWDQGDIYLGRQQGWYCVSCEEFKEERDLLSNQRCPLHPNQQVEWRDEQNYFFRLSKYQAQLEQLYADQPDFIQPASRRNEVLSFVQQGLQDFSISRVNLDWGFPVPTDPSHTLYVWFDALLGYVTALLDPEAEPTLANAIAHWWPINLHLIGKDILRFHAVYWPAMQLSAGLPVSRQVFGHGFLTKDGQKMGKSLGNTLDPFQLVAAYGADALRYYFLKEIEFGRDGDFSEVRFINIINADLANDLGNLLNRVLKLASRYCDQKVPTIAVGDLPADHPLVAIAAPLGQAVQQAYRQLAFSDACTACLRLVQAGNKFIDEQAPWQLYKQGQTAEADAVLYVLLEAVRLAAYLLSPVIPTTSTKIYQQLGFAVDFNDRARIATIAPFAQHAQWGILAAGQALAEPDPVFRRLEWQDVAPAPIG; encoded by the coding sequence ATGAGTTCTGTTAATAAAAATTCTGAACAAACACGAAAAGCCTTTGCGCTTACCACACCGCTTTATTACGTTAACGATGTGCCTCATATTGGCAGTGCATATACAACATTGGCTGCGGATGCGATCGCCCGATTTCAGCGGTTGCAGGGCTACGAAGTGCTCCTGATTACCGGTACGGATGAGCATGGGCAAAAAATTCAGCGAGCTGCCGAAAGTCGCGGCCAGTCGCCCCAGGCTCACTGTGATGCGATTGTGGCGCGGTTTGTCGAGCTTTGGGATTGCCTTAATATTCAGTACGATCGCTTTAGTCGAACCACGAGCGATCGCCACCACGCGATTGTCAAGGAATTTTTTCAACGCGTTTGGGACCAGGGGGACATCTACCTAGGCCGTCAGCAAGGTTGGTATTGTGTTTCCTGTGAAGAATTTAAGGAAGAACGGGACCTATTGAGTAACCAACGTTGTCCACTGCACCCCAATCAGCAGGTGGAATGGCGTGATGAACAAAATTACTTCTTCCGGTTATCGAAATACCAGGCCCAATTAGAGCAGCTTTATGCCGATCAACCGGACTTTATCCAGCCGGCAAGTCGGCGTAATGAAGTGCTCAGTTTTGTTCAGCAAGGGTTACAGGATTTCTCCATCTCGCGGGTGAATCTGGACTGGGGATTTCCCGTTCCGACTGATCCCAGCCATACCCTTTATGTCTGGTTCGATGCCCTACTAGGTTATGTGACGGCTTTGCTGGATCCAGAAGCGGAACCTACGCTAGCGAATGCGATCGCCCATTGGTGGCCGATTAATTTGCATCTCATTGGTAAAGATATCCTGCGCTTCCATGCAGTTTATTGGCCCGCTATGCAACTGTCGGCGGGTTTGCCCGTATCGCGTCAGGTGTTTGGGCATGGATTTCTCACCAAGGATGGCCAGAAAATGGGCAAGAGTTTGGGCAATACCCTTGATCCCTTCCAGTTAGTTGCCGCCTATGGAGCCGATGCCCTGCGCTATTACTTCCTGAAGGAGATTGAGTTTGGTCGGGATGGGGATTTTAGTGAAGTTCGCTTTATTAACATCATCAATGCCGATCTAGCCAATGATCTGGGGAATTTGCTCAATCGGGTGCTTAAATTAGCCAGTCGATACTGCGATCAAAAGGTCCCAACGATCGCGGTGGGTGATCTTCCCGCCGATCATCCCCTCGTGGCGATCGCGGCTCCCCTGGGCCAAGCCGTGCAACAGGCTTACCGCCAACTGGCCTTTAGCGACGCCTGCACTGCTTGTTTGCGGTTGGTGCAAGCGGGGAATAAGTTCATTGATGAGCAGGCACCCTGGCAATTGTATAAGCAGGGGCAGACGGCTGAGGCCGATGCCGTATTATATGTCCTGCTAGAGGCGGTTCGCTTGGCGGCCTATTTGTTATCCCCCGTTATTCCGACTACCAGTACTAAGATCTATCAACAATTGGGATTTGCTGTCGACTTTAACGATCGCGCCCGGATTGCGACGATCGCGCCCTTTGCCCAACACGCCCAATGGGGGATACTAGCGGCTGGCCAAGCCTTAGCTGAACCCGACCCTGTCTTCCGCCGTTTAGAATGGCAGGATGTGGCTCCCGCACCGATTGGTTAA
- a CDS encoding alpha/beta fold hydrolase: MNVPNAMKLLDLAPVRPLAPLLVYLPGMDGMGTLFDVQVPHLSRWFTVRGLAIAPDLSLDWCTLAQRLAALITQEQQGMPQRPVYLCGESFGGCVALQFAMQFPQLVDRLILVNPASSLPRQPWLHGSGWLAQCLPPWLYDLSCLALVELLVNRERVTAAIYRTLLQIVRSLPQRTVAGRLEQLRWFVPAPTALRQIRHPTLILASGADRLLPSVAEATYLQRLLPQARSHLLPHSGHACLLEPEVQLHVILGQYGWLVP; this comes from the coding sequence ATGAACGTGCCCAACGCGATGAAATTACTGGATCTGGCGCCTGTGCGCCCGTTGGCTCCGCTGCTGGTCTATTTACCGGGGATGGATGGCATGGGTACCCTATTTGACGTGCAAGTCCCCCACTTGAGCCGTTGGTTCACCGTGCGCGGTCTGGCGATCGCACCGGACTTGTCTTTAGACTGGTGTACCCTGGCCCAACGGTTGGCAGCTTTGATTACTCAGGAGCAGCAAGGTATGCCGCAGCGCCCTGTCTATCTGTGTGGCGAGTCCTTTGGGGGGTGTGTGGCCCTGCAATTTGCGATGCAGTTTCCGCAATTGGTCGATCGCTTAATTCTGGTCAACCCGGCCTCATCCCTACCGCGTCAGCCTTGGCTCCACGGCAGTGGTTGGTTGGCTCAATGTCTACCGCCTTGGTTGTATGATCTGTCCTGTCTGGCCCTGGTTGAATTGCTGGTAAACCGTGAGCGGGTGACAGCGGCCATCTATCGTACCCTGTTGCAAATTGTGCGATCGCTCCCCCAGCGCACGGTGGCGGGGCGCTTAGAACAACTGCGCTGGTTTGTTCCTGCGCCAACGGCCCTGCGCCAAATTCGGCACCCTACCTTGATTCTGGCCAGTGGAGCCGATCGCCTGTTACCCTCTGTCGCTGAGGCAACCTATTTGCAACGGCTACTTCCCCAGGCGCGATCGCATCTCTTACCCCATAGTGGTCATGCCTGTTTATTGGAACCGGAGGTACAGCTACACGTCATTTTGGGCCAATATGGTTGGTTAGTGCCCTAG